One Schlesneria paludicola DSM 18645 DNA segment encodes these proteins:
- a CDS encoding MBG domain-containing protein codes for STTLTYYVGTSANGSSSTTAPTNAGTYTVVATFTSSNANYGNASSAPVTFTITKAVPAVVVTNAGGTFNGNPFPATVKATGIGGAVVSGSTTLAYYVGTSVSGTGTTTAPTNAGTYTVVVTFTSSNANYGNASSAPVTFTITKALPTVVVTNAGGTFNGNPFPATVKATGIGGAAVSGSTTLAYYVGTSV; via the coding sequence CTCAACGACATTGACGTACTATGTCGGCACGAGTGCAAACGGATCCAGCTCAACAACCGCACCAACCAACGCCGGCACTTACACGGTCGTCGCCACATTCACCAGCAGCAACGCCAACTACGGCAACGCATCGAGTGCTCCCGTCACGTTTACGATCACGAAGGCTGTTCCGGCGGTTGTCGTCACGAACGCAGGTGGGACTTTCAACGGTAATCCATTCCCGGCAACGGTGAAGGCAACTGGCATCGGCGGGGCTGTGGTGAGTGGTTCGACGACATTGGCCTACTATGTCGGCACCAGCGTCAGCGGAACGGGCACGACAACCGCACCAACCAACGCGGGAACCTACACGGTCGTCGTCACCTTCACCAGCAGCAACGCCAACTACGGCAACGCATCGAGTGCTCCCGTCACGTTTACGATCACGAAGGCCCTTCCGACAGTTGTCGTTACGAACGCAGGCGGGACTTTCAACGGCAACCCATTCCCGGCAACGGTGAAGGCAACTGGCATTGGCGGCGCTGCGGTGAGTGGTTCGACGACATTGGCCTACTATGTCGGCACCAGCGT
- a CDS encoding MBG domain-containing protein, producing the protein TFTSSNANYGNASSAPVTFTITKALPAVVVTNSGGTFNGNPFPATVKATGIGGAAVSGSPTLTYDGGTSANGSSSTTAPTNAGTYPVVATFTSSNANYGNASSAPVTFTITKALPIVVVTNAGGTFNGNPFPATVKATGIGGAAVSGSTSFMYYVGTSVSGIGTTTAPTNAGTYTVVATFTSSNANYGNASSAPVTFTITKALPIVVVTNAGGTFNGNPFPATVKATGIGGGVGRGSPPP; encoded by the coding sequence CACCTTCACCAGCAGCAACGCCAACTACGGCAACGCATCGAGTGCTCCCGTCACGTTTACGATCACAAAGGCCCTTCCGGCGGTTGTCGTTACGAACTCAGGTGGCACTTTCAACGGTAATCCATTCCCGGCAACGGTGAAGGCAACTGGCATCGGCGGCGCTGCGGTGAGTGGCTCGCCGACATTGACGTACGATGGCGGCACGAGTGCAAACGGATCCAGCTCAACAACCGCACCAACCAACGCGGGAACCTACCCGGTCGTCGCCACATTCACCAGCAGCAACGCCAACTACGGCAACGCATCGAGTGCTCCCGTCACGTTTACGATCACGAAGGCCCTTCCGATAGTTGTCGTTACGAACGCAGGTGGCACTTTCAACGGTAATCCATTCCCGGCAACGGTGAAGGCAACTGGCATCGGCGGCGCTGCGGTGAGTGGCTCGACGAGTTTCATGTACTATGTTGGGACCAGCGTCAGCGGCATAGGCACGACAACCGCCCCAACCAACGCCGGTACTTACACGGTCGTCGCCACATTCACCAGCAGCAACGCCAACTACGGCAACGCATCGAGTGCTCCCGTCACGTTTACGATCACGAAGGCCCTTCCGATAGTTGTCGTTACGAACGCAGGTGGGACTTTCAATGGTAATCCATTCCCGGCAACGGTGAAGGCAACTGGCATCGGCGGGGGTGTGGGGAGGGGCTCCCCCCCCCCC
- a CDS encoding globin family protein translates to MGIYQVLRADVCDKGVLRPLLFPGRMSRLLALESIHPEQRRTILRDNENIDGMVAFLQRTMKENPDLIKEKLINAALVLGLTEPEMCTAEAIKNKIMSILDEAIDSALGQIDSFGIDRGPSVS, encoded by the coding sequence TTGGGGATTTACCAGGTTTTACGTGCGGATGTGTGTGACAAAGGTGTCCTGAGACCTTTATTGTTCCCGGGTAGAATGTCACGGTTGCTTGCACTTGAGAGTATTCATCCAGAGCAAAGGAGAACCATCTTGCGGGACAATGAAAACATCGATGGGATGGTTGCATTTTTGCAACGTACGATGAAAGAGAACCCGGACCTGATCAAGGAGAAACTCATTAATGCAGCTCTAGTATTGGGGTTGACAGAACCGGAAATGTGCACTGCAGAGGCGATTAAAAATAAAATAATGTCAATTCTCGATGAAGCGATAGATAGTGCTTTAGGCCAAATTGATTCATTTGGTATCGATCGAGGCCCTTCGGTTTCGTAG
- a CDS encoding transposase, with protein sequence EPVLKHSRWCLLKRPANLTPKQVVKLAELMKYNLRSVRSHLLREEFQRFWEYASAGWAGKFLDEWCARTMRSRLEPMKRVARMLRNHRNLILNWFRARGAISAGVVEGFNNKAKLTTKKAYGFRTYEAIEIALYHQLGKLPEPEFTHRFW encoded by the coding sequence GAGCCCGTTCTGAAACATTCACGTTGGTGCCTGTTGAAACGCCCTGCGAATCTCACTCCAAAGCAAGTCGTGAAGCTGGCGGAACTGATGAAATACAATTTGCGTTCGGTGAGATCGCACTTGTTGAGAGAAGAGTTTCAGCGGTTCTGGGAATACGCTTCGGCAGGTTGGGCTGGGAAGTTTCTCGACGAATGGTGCGCTCGAACGATGCGGTCTCGCCTGGAACCGATGAAGCGGGTCGCTCGCATGCTGCGAAACCATCGCAACCTAATTCTCAACTGGTTCCGAGCGCGGGGAGCGATTTCCGCAGGCGTCGTCGAGGGATTCAACAATAAGGCGAAACTGACTACCAAAAAAGCTTATGGTTTTCGCACCTATGAAGCGATCGAAATCGCTTTGTACCATCAACTTGGAAAGCTGCCAGAACCAGAATTCACCCACAGATTCTGGTGA
- a CDS encoding serine/threonine protein kinase codes for MSVSVDGFLKHLSDSGVMSSADISNVEAQIPAAKRSRDADSLARELVRLKMLTPFQADNLNQTEPAPLLIGNYVIQDKIGSGGMGVVYKAQHRRMKRTVAVKVLSSDSLRDTDTVKRFLREAEAAAKLSHPNIVAAFDADEANGIPFLAMEFVEGQDLSACVRTNGPMSLDQALDCILQAAQGLEHAHQQGLVHRDIKPANILITPQGTVKILDMGLARLHTINADTASSGAGEITQAGSVVGTVDFMSPEQALDSIQVDPSSDIYSLGATLYYLMTGKAMYELPSLMARLIAHRESPLPSICALRPDAPPQIDTVFRKMVAKKKEDRYESMTAVIRQLRDWKNAVESGSATMSSPELIVPKSVMDVIFDDN; via the coding sequence ATGTCGGTTTCGGTCGATGGCTTCCTGAAACATCTGAGCGACAGCGGCGTGATGTCGTCGGCAGACATTTCAAACGTCGAAGCCCAGATTCCCGCCGCAAAACGAAGCCGCGATGCGGACTCGCTGGCACGTGAACTTGTCCGGCTCAAGATGTTGACGCCGTTTCAGGCGGATAACCTGAATCAAACGGAACCAGCTCCGTTGCTCATCGGGAATTACGTGATTCAGGACAAGATTGGATCTGGCGGAATGGGTGTCGTGTATAAGGCCCAGCATCGTCGGATGAAGCGAACCGTCGCGGTCAAGGTGTTGTCGTCCGATTCGTTGCGTGACACCGATACCGTGAAGCGATTTCTCCGCGAGGCGGAAGCCGCGGCCAAGTTGAGCCACCCCAACATCGTGGCCGCATTTGACGCCGATGAAGCGAATGGCATCCCCTTTCTCGCGATGGAATTTGTCGAAGGACAAGATCTTTCTGCCTGCGTGCGAACCAATGGCCCAATGTCGCTGGATCAGGCGCTCGATTGCATTCTGCAGGCGGCTCAAGGACTTGAGCACGCTCATCAGCAGGGCCTTGTCCATCGAGACATCAAACCCGCCAATATCCTGATCACGCCACAAGGTACCGTCAAAATCCTCGACATGGGACTCGCGCGTCTCCATACCATCAATGCCGATACGGCTTCGTCCGGCGCTGGTGAAATCACTCAGGCTGGCAGTGTCGTCGGTACCGTTGATTTCATGTCGCCGGAACAAGCCCTTGATTCAATTCAAGTTGACCCGAGCTCAGACATCTACAGTCTTGGTGCAACGCTGTACTACTTGATGACCGGCAAAGCGATGTACGAGCTACCGAGCCTGATGGCAAGGTTGATCGCCCATCGCGAATCGCCCCTACCATCCATTTGCGCCTTGCGGCCTGACGCCCCTCCCCAAATAGACACCGTCTTTCGCAAGATGGTCGCCAAGAAAAAAGAAGACCGTTATGAGTCGATGACGGCTGTCATCCGACAGCTACGCGATTGGAAAAACGCCGTGGAATCGGGCTCGGCGACGATGTCGTCACCCGAGCTGATCGTCCCCAAAAGCGTGATGGACGTGATCTTTGACGACAACTAA
- a CDS encoding transposase yields the protein MGRPKRATPGGMIYHVLNRANARLPIFESDDDYMAFERVLAEAVERTQTRLLSYCLLQNHWHLVVWPREEGELSRFVGWLTLTHTQRWHAHRESIGAGHLYQGRFKSFPVQDDEHFLTVCRYVERNPLRANLVEAAEDWRWSSLHRWCHGTAEEKSLLTSWPIRRSSGWVQHVNEPQTDLELAAIRRSVNRGGPFGTESWSNTATARLGLEMTTRPRGRPLKNAKKGS from the coding sequence ATGGGAAGACCAAAGCGAGCAACGCCTGGCGGGATGATATATCACGTTTTGAACCGTGCGAATGCCCGATTGCCGATTTTCGAATCGGACGATGATTATATGGCGTTTGAGCGCGTCCTTGCTGAGGCTGTCGAGCGCACGCAGACGCGATTGCTGAGCTATTGTCTGCTGCAGAATCATTGGCACCTGGTGGTCTGGCCCCGCGAAGAGGGGGAGCTGTCGCGATTCGTCGGCTGGCTGACTCTGACGCATACTCAACGCTGGCATGCGCATCGTGAATCGATCGGAGCGGGTCACCTCTATCAGGGGCGATTCAAATCGTTTCCGGTTCAGGACGACGAGCATTTTCTAACCGTCTGCCGGTACGTCGAACGAAACCCGTTGCGTGCCAATCTCGTCGAAGCCGCTGAGGATTGGCGATGGAGTAGTCTTCACCGCTGGTGTCATGGAACGGCGGAAGAAAAGTCACTGCTTACGAGTTGGCCGATTCGTCGCTCGTCCGGCTGGGTTCAGCATGTCAACGAGCCCCAAACCGACTTGGAACTCGCGGCAATACGTCGCAGCGTGAATCGCGGAGGGCCGTTTGGGACCGAAAGCTGGTCCAACACCGCAACGGCACGTCTCGGCCTCGAAATGACCACTCGTCCACGCGGACGGCCACTCAAGAACGCCAAAAAAGGTTCCTGA
- the fliF gene encoding flagellar basal-body MS-ring/collar protein FliF translates to MLAQIQQFWANLSPMAKGLYAGAVALMLAVVGSVGYWSAQPSYAVLFSKLDTESAAAMVQKLDADRVSYKLAGDGTTILVPTSKVHATRMNLFSAGLPQGAGKGYELFDTMSLGSTPFQQQINYVRAIQGELARTIMTLDPVEHARVHIVQPDPTPFAREEKPVTASIMIKTKPGMVMSRAMAHTVVMMSAGSVKGLTPDNVTVSDTEGRMLSEKKDPRGGMVSNDQLAYQREVEAHLADNAHEILARLLGPGRATVRVTAEMSFRLLKETSEKFDPEGSAVLREAVTKSKVTAGNGAKGPVGAVSNIPPAPGNGPDNGAANKNDETVESEFAVSRVNRSQEEQQGLIDRLTVAVMLIPPKAPAEDEDIEDVIGITPAEAQELVKNAVGFKEDRDRIQVSIGKPPAGTAVEAMARGDDQNIAMLPFGRDFASLVQGSSLGIAGVVVLAIGVHMMRRRKSKASAGSVSPAFATANGAGADTDDLADLHAVAATIKAWLEEPAVIRFDQSANNNIPQAKPA, encoded by the coding sequence ATGCTAGCTCAAATCCAACAGTTCTGGGCCAATCTGTCGCCAATGGCAAAAGGCCTGTATGCCGGGGCCGTGGCATTGATGCTCGCCGTCGTCGGGAGCGTGGGCTACTGGTCCGCGCAGCCCAGCTATGCTGTGCTGTTTTCGAAACTGGACACCGAGTCGGCTGCTGCGATGGTACAGAAGCTCGACGCCGACCGCGTCTCGTATAAGCTCGCCGGAGATGGAACAACAATCCTGGTGCCGACCAGCAAAGTGCACGCAACGCGAATGAATCTGTTCTCGGCCGGACTGCCTCAAGGTGCCGGTAAGGGATACGAACTGTTCGACACCATGTCGTTGGGTTCTACGCCATTTCAGCAGCAGATCAATTATGTCCGCGCCATCCAGGGCGAACTGGCCCGAACCATTATGACGCTCGATCCCGTTGAGCATGCACGTGTCCACATCGTTCAACCCGACCCGACTCCCTTCGCACGCGAAGAAAAGCCAGTCACGGCAAGCATCATGATCAAAACCAAACCGGGCATGGTCATGAGTCGCGCGATGGCGCACACGGTCGTCATGATGTCCGCGGGTAGCGTCAAAGGTTTGACTCCCGACAACGTCACCGTGTCCGATACCGAGGGACGGATGCTTTCCGAGAAGAAAGACCCGCGGGGTGGAATGGTCTCGAACGACCAACTGGCCTACCAGCGCGAGGTCGAGGCTCACCTGGCCGACAACGCACACGAGATTCTCGCGCGCCTTTTGGGGCCCGGACGAGCCACTGTCCGTGTCACCGCCGAAATGAGCTTCCGGCTCCTGAAAGAAACCAGCGAAAAGTTTGATCCCGAAGGGTCCGCAGTCCTGCGGGAAGCCGTCACCAAATCGAAGGTCACGGCGGGCAATGGCGCGAAAGGACCGGTGGGAGCAGTCTCGAATATCCCGCCCGCCCCTGGCAATGGGCCAGACAACGGCGCTGCGAACAAGAACGATGAGACAGTCGAGAGTGAATTCGCCGTCTCTCGCGTAAACCGCTCACAAGAAGAGCAACAGGGATTGATCGACCGCCTGACGGTTGCCGTGATGCTGATCCCCCCCAAGGCTCCCGCGGAAGATGAAGACATCGAAGATGTAATTGGAATCACACCCGCCGAAGCTCAAGAACTCGTCAAAAATGCGGTGGGCTTTAAAGAAGATCGAGACCGGATTCAGGTCAGCATCGGAAAGCCACCCGCTGGAACGGCTGTCGAGGCGATGGCCAGGGGCGACGATCAAAATATTGCCATGCTGCCATTTGGGCGAGATTTTGCCTCGCTCGTTCAAGGTTCGTCACTGGGAATTGCCGGTGTTGTTGTTCTCGCCATTGGAGTTCACATGATGCGTCGACGCAAATCGAAGGCCTCGGCAGGCTCCGTCAGCCCGGCCTTCGCCACGGCGAATGGAGCCGGGGCAGACACAGACGATCTGGCCGACCTGCACGCGGTCGCCGCCACGATCAAAGCCTGGCTCGAAGAACCGGCCGTCATCCGCTTCGATCAATCCGCGAACAACAACATCCCACAAGCCAAACCCGCATAA
- a CDS encoding metallophosphoesterase has translation MSGRIIAIGDIHGCAVALSALIEAIDPRPNDTIIPLGDYVDRGLDSRGVLDQLIDLERRCQLIPILGNHDEMMLHARDSESDFQDWMTVGGAATLDSYGSTGTLAKIPLGHFEFLARCRSYYETETHLFVHANYQPNLPLDQQDDHHLRWLSLRDSIPESHMSGKVAVVGHTPQPDILDLGYLIDIDTGCCRGGWLTALDPVGRQAWQFNERGQARTPELDRENPLIMDRPDA, from the coding sequence ATGTCTGGTCGAATCATTGCGATTGGTGATATTCACGGCTGTGCTGTGGCGTTGTCGGCATTGATCGAGGCGATCGATCCCCGGCCGAACGATACGATTATTCCCCTGGGTGACTATGTCGACCGGGGATTGGATTCGCGTGGGGTGCTCGATCAGTTGATTGACCTTGAGCGACGTTGTCAGTTGATTCCGATTCTCGGCAACCACGACGAGATGATGTTGCACGCGCGGGACAGTGAATCGGACTTTCAGGACTGGATGACCGTCGGCGGTGCCGCAACGCTCGATTCGTATGGTTCCACCGGGACCCTTGCAAAGATCCCGCTCGGGCACTTCGAATTTCTTGCGCGTTGCCGGTCCTACTACGAGACCGAGACGCACCTGTTCGTGCATGCCAACTATCAGCCCAATCTGCCTCTGGATCAGCAGGATGACCATCACTTGCGCTGGCTATCGCTGCGGGATTCGATTCCTGAGAGCCACATGTCCGGCAAAGTCGCTGTCGTGGGGCATACGCCTCAGCCGGATATTCTGGATTTGGGTTACTTGATCGACATCGATACGGGCTGCTGCCGCGGAGGCTGGCTGACGGCGCTTGATCCCGTCGGCAGACAGGCCTGGCAGTTCAACGAGAGGGGGCAAGCACGAACGCCGGAGCTGGATCGAGAAAACCCCTTGATCATGGATCGCCCTGATGCCTGA
- a CDS encoding cupin domain-containing protein, whose product MPVQRSTAGEVIQLTLGDNLCDSKTTTLVRTNELELIRLVIPAGREIPTHASPHQITVQCLEGRILFSVDGIGTREMTAGQLLYLADGEPHSLQAIEDSSLLLTRVVSVGRSKSRLDVVQEASEESFPASDSPAW is encoded by the coding sequence ATGCCAGTTCAGCGTTCCACAGCCGGTGAAGTCATCCAACTGACGCTCGGTGACAACTTGTGTGATTCGAAAACGACCACCCTGGTCAGAACGAACGAATTGGAACTCATCCGCCTGGTGATCCCCGCCGGCCGCGAGATTCCCACGCACGCCTCGCCCCATCAGATCACCGTTCAATGCCTTGAGGGACGAATCCTGTTTTCGGTCGATGGAATCGGAACCCGGGAAATGACGGCCGGACAACTCTTGTATCTTGCCGACGGCGAACCCCATTCGCTCCAAGCCATTGAAGACTCGTCACTCTTGCTGACACGAGTCGTCTCGGTCGGCCGATCAAAATCGCGACTCGATGTCGTCCAGGAAGCCTCCGAAGAATCTTTTCCAGCCAGCGATTCCCCCGCGTGGTAA
- a CDS encoding MBL fold metallo-hydrolase produces MRLLFLGTGGYHPNERRHTAGIMLPELGILFDAGSSAFRVASHLATQQIDIFLTHAHLDHVQGLTYLLVPLARGQITHCRVHASPDTIAAVKEHLFSEPLFPVLPAFEFLPLTDQVAVANGQAIITHQPLHHPGGSVGYRLQVGDKKIAYITDTTVSHSYVDFVRGVDLLIHECYFPDAMADWAGKTGHSYTSQVASLASEARVTRMYLTHIDPQRSDDDPIGLATARAIFPETYLAEDLMELEI; encoded by the coding sequence ATGCGTCTGCTGTTTCTCGGAACAGGAGGTTACCATCCGAACGAACGGCGGCACACGGCCGGGATCATGCTGCCCGAACTCGGGATCCTGTTCGATGCTGGCAGCAGCGCATTCCGCGTCGCGTCCCACCTCGCGACACAACAAATCGACATTTTCCTGACGCATGCACACCTGGACCATGTGCAAGGTCTCACCTATCTACTGGTCCCGCTCGCCCGTGGCCAGATCACGCACTGCCGCGTTCATGCGTCGCCCGACACCATCGCCGCAGTGAAAGAGCATCTCTTTTCCGAACCGTTGTTCCCCGTCTTGCCTGCCTTTGAATTCCTGCCCTTAACCGATCAAGTTGCGGTCGCGAATGGACAGGCCATCATCACGCATCAGCCCCTGCACCACCCCGGTGGCTCGGTGGGCTATCGCCTTCAGGTCGGCGACAAGAAGATCGCCTATATCACCGACACGACCGTCAGTCATTCGTATGTCGATTTTGTACGTGGCGTCGATCTGCTGATCCATGAATGCTACTTCCCGGACGCGATGGCCGACTGGGCGGGCAAGACGGGACACAGCTACACGTCACAGGTCGCCTCTCTAGCGAGTGAAGCCCGCGTCACGCGAATGTACCTGACACACATTGACCCCCAACGCAGCGACGACGACCCCATCGGCCTGGCCACCGCACGCGCCATCTTTCCCGAAACCTATCTCGCCGAAGACCTGATGGAACTGGAGATCTGA
- a CDS encoding response regulator transcription factor, whose protein sequence is MRILIVEDEEALALGLKFNFEQEGFEVLLAGDGPTALRLFQNSDPRIDLIILDLMLPGMSGYEICSAVRSVNTLVPIIVLSARGLVEDRMHAFDVGADQYITKPFALPELLNRVKNLLERYRTLRTEATTSDTEIRTEPEFYEFGETRVDFQAFEVKVVDKKYSLTTLEMQLLRYFIEHEGEVLSRNRILTEVWDQSADVTTRTIDNFVLRLRKILEPDSARPRHILSVRGTGYRFLGCKFASADNGDT, encoded by the coding sequence ATGCGCATCTTGATCGTCGAGGACGAAGAAGCTCTCGCCCTGGGTCTCAAATTCAACTTCGAGCAGGAAGGCTTCGAAGTCCTGCTGGCGGGTGACGGCCCGACGGCCCTCAGACTCTTTCAAAACTCCGATCCCCGGATCGACCTCATCATCCTCGATCTGATGTTGCCGGGAATGAGCGGTTATGAAATCTGCTCGGCCGTCCGATCGGTCAATACCCTAGTCCCGATCATCGTGCTCAGCGCGCGAGGCCTGGTCGAAGACCGCATGCACGCCTTCGACGTCGGTGCCGACCAGTACATCACCAAGCCGTTCGCACTTCCCGAATTGCTCAACCGCGTCAAGAACCTGCTGGAACGCTATCGAACCCTGCGAACCGAAGCGACCACGTCCGACACCGAGATTCGAACCGAACCCGAGTTCTACGAATTCGGCGAGACTCGGGTCGATTTCCAGGCGTTCGAAGTCAAAGTGGTTGACAAAAAATACAGCCTGACCACACTCGAAATGCAGTTGCTGCGTTACTTCATCGAGCATGAAGGGGAAGTCCTCTCCCGAAACCGAATCCTGACCGAGGTCTGGGATCAATCAGCCGACGTCACCACCCGAACCATCGACAACTTCGTGCTGCGGCTTCGAAAAATCCTCGAACCCGATTCGGCCCGGCCACGACATATCCTGTCCGTACGCGGTACGGGATATCGATTCCTCGGCTGCAAATTCGCATCGGCTGACAACGGGGACACGTGA
- a CDS encoding CPBP family intramembrane glutamic endopeptidase — protein sequence MTDETSPASNLPLTASFTEDAVILRPDLRDSESIAMTDVGVNAGSVPPALPVDTDDSRPDRAPRWYFAICESILWFVGTLAVHLIGGVATIIAVTIVWTILSNGRSVSMSDPRVLMLATAGEMVLFVLAAMLCVSVRYWGRTFAELNLSRPELKHVAIVIAGTLPLSYCVSAYSMPIQWGWNLIGEQFPGLKVIDELSAMRMVNEMADATSLPVMILILAVLPAIGEELVFRGAMGRVLMASLGIWGGVALTSFLFGLIHVHPVHALAVIPLGIAMHLVYLWTRSFWMPMLFHFVNNCWASVTAQFGSGEPFQENAAVTLTDLVGMFAAAIAVTALAIALFQSRIRYRHPDGAEWTSPHYPLRVPPSRTIRRTTAAMGLSYWATGFGFALVCHLAMGWQLWKAMMSPQ from the coding sequence ATGACTGACGAAACTTCGCCTGCTTCGAATCTGCCGCTGACGGCCTCGTTTACCGAGGATGCGGTGATTCTTCGGCCTGATTTGCGGGACAGCGAATCGATCGCGATGACTGATGTCGGTGTCAACGCTGGCTCGGTGCCTCCGGCGTTGCCCGTCGACACCGACGATTCCCGGCCCGATCGGGCGCCGCGCTGGTACTTCGCCATTTGCGAATCGATCCTGTGGTTCGTGGGGACCCTGGCCGTTCATTTGATCGGCGGAGTCGCGACGATTATCGCCGTGACCATTGTGTGGACAATCCTTTCCAATGGTCGCTCGGTCAGTATGAGCGATCCGCGTGTGCTGATGCTGGCGACCGCGGGTGAGATGGTGCTGTTTGTTCTGGCGGCGATGTTGTGTGTGTCGGTGCGGTATTGGGGGCGAACGTTTGCCGAGTTGAACTTGAGTCGTCCCGAGCTGAAGCATGTGGCGATTGTGATTGCCGGCACATTACCGCTTAGCTACTGCGTGTCGGCTTACAGCATGCCGATTCAGTGGGGTTGGAATCTGATTGGGGAACAGTTTCCGGGATTGAAAGTGATCGACGAACTGAGCGCTATGAGGATGGTCAATGAAATGGCGGATGCGACCTCGCTTCCGGTCATGATTCTGATTCTGGCGGTATTGCCCGCGATTGGTGAGGAACTGGTGTTTCGGGGTGCCATGGGACGGGTGTTGATGGCGTCGCTCGGTATTTGGGGCGGGGTCGCGTTGACGTCATTCCTGTTCGGTTTGATTCATGTCCATCCGGTGCATGCCTTGGCGGTGATTCCGCTGGGGATTGCGATGCATCTGGTCTATCTATGGACGCGCAGTTTTTGGATGCCGATGTTGTTTCACTTCGTCAACAATTGCTGGGCCTCGGTGACGGCTCAATTTGGTTCGGGTGAGCCATTCCAAGAGAACGCCGCCGTCACGTTGACGGATCTGGTGGGCATGTTCGCAGCGGCAATCGCGGTGACGGCGCTGGCGATCGCGTTATTCCAGTCACGGATCCGCTACCGTCACCCTGACGGAGCGGAATGGACCTCGCCCCACTATCCTCTGCGTGTTCCACCGTCGCGCACGATTCGGCGCACGACGGCAGCCATGGGGCTGAGTTACTGGGCGACCGGATTTGGCTTTGCTCTCGTTTGCCATCTGGCGATGGGATGGCAATTGTGGAAAGCCATGATGAGTCCGCAATAA
- a CDS encoding LpxI family protein encodes MSVSLKIKDDCSSGDQQKNGLKGDSMEGAGNNSMTFSGRRVGLLAGSGQFPISFALAAQKQGHHVYGVGVMGMAPPELREICHSYVEAPLARIGRAISLFKKARINRVVMAGKIEKTVLFQPFRILRLLPDWRTIHMWLRYASRDRKDDTLLLAVIREFERDNIYFDSALDYCPELLVNHGFLTKRKPTEAQWRDIRFGWELAKEMGRLDVGQSVVVHDMAVIAVEAIEGTDRAIRRSAELCRRGGFTVVKVAKPQQDMRFDVPTIGTQTIKTMHESGGRVLAIESGMTIILNEPEVIELADKLGIAVVAVSAVELEMRTAG; translated from the coding sequence ATGTCGGTTTCACTGAAAATCAAGGATGATTGCTCCTCAGGTGACCAGCAGAAAAACGGATTGAAAGGCGACTCCATGGAGGGAGCCGGAAACAATTCGATGACGTTTTCGGGACGCCGTGTTGGCCTGTTGGCCGGCTCGGGACAGTTTCCGATCTCGTTCGCGCTGGCCGCTCAGAAACAGGGACATCATGTCTACGGGGTCGGCGTCATGGGAATGGCGCCGCCGGAACTCCGCGAGATCTGCCATTCGTATGTCGAAGCGCCGCTGGCACGTATCGGTCGCGCGATCAGCCTATTCAAGAAGGCCCGGATCAACCGCGTCGTCATGGCGGGCAAAATCGAAAAGACCGTCCTGTTTCAACCGTTTCGCATCCTGCGACTTCTACCCGACTGGCGAACCATCCACATGTGGCTTCGCTATGCCAGCCGCGACCGCAAAGACGACACACTGCTGCTCGCCGTGATCCGTGAATTTGAACGTGACAATATCTATTTCGATTCCGCCCTCGATTACTGCCCGGAGTTGCTCGTGAACCACGGATTCCTCACGAAACGCAAGCCGACTGAAGCCCAGTGGCGAGACATTCGCTTTGGTTGGGAACTGGCCAAGGAAATGGGACGTCTGGACGTCGGGCAGTCCGTCGTCGTTCACGACATGGCCGTCATCGCCGTCGAAGCCATCGAAGGCACGGATCGTGCCATCCGTCGCTCGGCAGAACTCTGCCGCCGCGGGGGATTCACCGTCGTCAAGGTCGCCAAACCACAGCAGGACATGCGGTTCGACGTTCCGACAATCGGCACGCAGACGATCAAGACCATGCACGAATCCGGCGGCCGCGTCCTGGCCATCGAAAGCGGCATGACCATCATCCTGAACGAACCCGAAGTCATCGAACTGGCCGACAAACTCGGCATCGCCGTCGTCGCCGTCAGCGCCGTCGAACTCGAAATGCGCACCGCCGGCTAA